In Deltaproteobacteria bacterium GWC2_65_14, the following proteins share a genomic window:
- a CDS encoding ABC transporter permease, with protein MEYFAQQLVNGLQIGFVYALIALGYTMVYGIVRLINFAHGDVFMVGAFIGLYGIGTYHLPFAVVLLLAAVGCTLLGVLIEQLAYRPLRDAPKIAALITAIGVSLFLEYFTSLKPLFGPNFYSFPRPFEVVSREVWGITVTNIQGIILVTTVLCLALLQFVVFRTRIGKAMRAVSHDHVTAGLMGVNVNLVISFTFGIGAALAGVGGILYGIAYPQVNTFMGFMPGLKAFTAAVLGGIGSIPGAFLGALIMGQAETLTTAYLSSTYRDGIAFVILILVLLWRPTGILGVSRTEKV; from the coding sequence ATGGAGTACTTCGCCCAGCAGCTGGTCAACGGGCTCCAGATCGGATTCGTGTACGCCCTGATCGCCCTGGGGTACACCATGGTGTACGGGATCGTCCGCCTGATCAACTTCGCGCACGGCGACGTCTTCATGGTGGGGGCGTTCATCGGGCTCTACGGGATCGGAACGTACCACCTTCCTTTCGCGGTCGTCCTGCTCCTCGCGGCGGTCGGCTGCACCCTTTTGGGTGTGCTCATCGAGCAGCTCGCCTACCGGCCCCTTCGCGACGCACCCAAGATCGCTGCGCTGATCACCGCGATCGGCGTCTCCCTGTTCCTGGAATACTTCACCAGCCTGAAGCCGCTGTTCGGCCCGAACTTCTATTCCTTCCCCCGTCCCTTCGAGGTCGTCTCCCGCGAGGTGTGGGGGATCACCGTGACGAACATCCAGGGGATCATCCTGGTCACGACCGTCCTGTGCCTCGCGCTGCTCCAGTTCGTCGTCTTCCGGACCCGGATCGGGAAGGCGATGCGGGCCGTCTCGCACGACCATGTCACCGCCGGGCTGATGGGGGTGAACGTGAACCTGGTGATCTCCTTCACCTTCGGCATCGGCGCGGCGCTCGCGGGGGTGGGAGGGATCCTCTACGGGATCGCCTACCCGCAGGTGAACACCTTCATGGGGTTCATGCCGGGGCTGAAGGCGTTCACCGCCGCGGTCCTCGGGGGGATCGGGAGCATCCCCGGGGCTTTTCTCGGTGCGCTCATCATGGGACAGGCGGAGACGCTGACCACGGCCTACCTCTCCTCGACCTACCGGGACGGAATCGCCTTCGTCATCCTGATCCTGGTCCTGCTCTGGAGACCCACCGGCATTCTCGGGGTCTCCAGGACGGAAAAGGTGTGA
- a CDS encoding ABC transporter → MRTGRNLAALLLAFAAAVGGISLLEGHGILNPYWIQILQLACIVTISAQGLNVVYGHTGLFSLGHAAFYGIGAYTAAYLMKGWGGDSQLLFVCALLAGGGAAATVAFLIGLPTLRLTSDYLGIATLGFGVIMKVVFDNMDGFLPALGGARGMTGIAKMTTVPWALFGLLVSTLVVRNLVHSSYGRALTSIREDEIAAESMGIDTFRYKMIGFVTGCAFAGVAGGLYAHLYRFLHPSNFDFFKSIDVLMIVVIGGLGNMTGTVAASFGWIFLLEGLRFLLPPEYVELRWVVIPVLLVVTMLLRPQGLFGRWEFFLLRARGER, encoded by the coding sequence GTGAGAACGGGTCGGAACCTCGCTGCGCTCCTCCTCGCCTTCGCGGCCGCCGTGGGAGGGATCTCCCTGCTGGAGGGGCACGGGATCCTGAATCCGTACTGGATCCAGATCCTCCAGCTTGCCTGCATCGTGACCATCTCCGCGCAGGGGCTGAACGTCGTCTACGGGCACACGGGCCTCTTTTCGCTCGGCCATGCCGCCTTCTACGGGATCGGGGCCTACACGGCGGCCTACTTGATGAAAGGCTGGGGAGGCGATTCCCAGCTCCTGTTCGTCTGCGCGCTGCTCGCCGGAGGGGGGGCGGCGGCGACCGTCGCCTTCCTGATCGGACTGCCGACCCTCCGGCTGACTTCCGATTACCTCGGGATCGCCACGCTGGGGTTCGGCGTCATCATGAAGGTGGTCTTCGACAACATGGACGGATTCCTCCCTGCACTGGGGGGAGCCAGGGGGATGACCGGCATCGCGAAGATGACCACCGTCCCGTGGGCCCTGTTCGGGCTTCTCGTCTCCACCCTGGTCGTCCGCAACCTGGTCCACTCCAGCTACGGCCGGGCTCTCACCTCCATCCGGGAGGACGAGATCGCGGCGGAGTCGATGGGAATCGACACCTTCCGGTACAAGATGATCGGGTTCGTGACCGGGTGCGCCTTCGCCGGCGTGGCCGGGGGGCTCTACGCGCATCTGTACCGCTTTCTCCACCCGAGCAATTTCGACTTCTTCAAGTCGATCGACGTCCTGATGATCGTCGTCATCGGCGGGCTCGGGAACATGACCGGGACGGTGGCCGCCTCCTTCGGGTGGATCTTCCTCCTCGAGGGGCTTCGCTTCCTGCTCCCTCCCGAATATGTCGAGCTCCGGTGGGTCGTGATCCCGGTCCTGCTCGTCGTCACGATGCTTTTGCGGCCGCAGGGGCTGTTCGGCCGGTGGGAGTTTTTCCTCCTGCGGGCGCGGGGGGAGCGATGA
- the livG gene encoding high-affinity branched-chain amino acid ABC transporter ATP-binding protein LivG (Part of the ABC transporter complexes LivFGHMJ and LivFGHMK involved in the high-affinity transport of branched-chain amino acids; LivFGHMK is specific for the transport of leucine, while LivFGHMJ is a transporter for leucine, isoleucine, and valine), whose amino-acid sequence MILEVRGLTRHFGGIRALDGIDLGISAGELVGLIGPNGSGKTTLFNVVTGIYRPDRGEVLLEGEDIAGLPPHRINHLGVARTFQNIRLFRNLSVLDNVRVAYHRHIPYGPLSAVSRTGKFLRGERELLDRAQQLLSIVGLEDRKEELAAGLAYGAQRRLEIARALASGPKVLLLDEPAAGMNPYEVGRLKEFLLEIRERFRLTVLLIEHQMSLVMSLCERIAVMDFGQLIARGSPGEIRKNPAVIEAYLGESIPANGAEG is encoded by the coding sequence ATGATCCTCGAGGTCCGGGGGCTGACAAGGCATTTCGGGGGGATCCGGGCGCTGGACGGAATCGACCTGGGGATCTCCGCGGGGGAGCTGGTCGGGCTGATCGGCCCGAACGGGTCGGGGAAGACCACCCTGTTCAACGTCGTCACCGGCATCTATCGTCCGGACCGCGGGGAGGTCCTCCTGGAAGGAGAGGATATCGCCGGCCTGCCCCCCCATCGGATCAACCATCTCGGGGTCGCGAGGACCTTCCAGAACATCCGCCTGTTCCGGAACCTCTCGGTGCTGGACAACGTCCGGGTCGCCTATCACCGGCATATCCCCTACGGCCCCCTGTCCGCCGTGTCCCGCACCGGGAAGTTCCTCCGGGGAGAACGGGAGCTGCTCGACCGGGCGCAGCAGCTTCTCTCCATCGTCGGCCTGGAGGACCGGAAGGAGGAGCTGGCCGCGGGCCTCGCCTACGGGGCCCAGCGCAGGCTCGAGATCGCGAGGGCGCTCGCCTCCGGGCCGAAGGTCCTCCTGCTGGACGAGCCGGCGGCGGGAATGAACCCGTACGAGGTGGGACGGCTGAAGGAGTTCCTCCTGGAGATCCGGGAGCGGTTCCGGCTGACCGTCCTGCTGATCGAGCACCAGATGAGCCTCGTGATGAGCCTGTGCGAGCGGATCGCCGTGATGGACTTCGGCCAGCTGATCGCCCGGGGGAGCCCCGGGGAGATCCGGAAAAACCCGGCCGTGATCGAAGCGTACCTCGGGGAATCAATACCCGCCAACGGGGCGGAAGGGTAG
- a CDS encoding ABC transporter ATP-binding protein — protein MLSVESIEVFYGNIQALRGVSFTVRRGEIVSLVGANGAGKSTTLKALAGILSPRSGSIVFEGKRLRGVPQHRIARMGISLVPEGRGIFANMTVRENLEMGGYIRRSEREIEEGIAWVVSLFPRLKERIRQPAGTLSGGEQQMLAIGRALVASSRLLLLDEPSMGLAPLLVREIFRLIGEIHRAGTTILLVEQNAYMALSIASRAYVLENGSIALAGDAADLMRNPKVRSAYLGEAPQEGSGRG, from the coding sequence ATGCTCTCCGTCGAATCGATCGAGGTCTTCTACGGGAACATCCAGGCGCTGCGCGGGGTCTCCTTCACCGTGCGCCGGGGGGAGATCGTCTCGCTCGTCGGGGCGAACGGCGCGGGGAAGAGCACGACGCTGAAAGCGCTTGCCGGGATCCTCTCCCCCCGGTCGGGATCCATCGTCTTCGAAGGAAAGCGACTGCGCGGAGTCCCCCAGCACCGGATCGCCCGGATGGGGATCTCCCTGGTGCCGGAGGGGAGGGGGATCTTCGCGAACATGACGGTGCGCGAGAATCTCGAAATGGGGGGATACATCCGGCGCTCCGAACGGGAGATCGAAGAGGGGATCGCCTGGGTGGTGTCGCTGTTCCCGCGTCTGAAGGAACGGATCCGCCAGCCGGCGGGGACCCTTTCCGGGGGAGAGCAGCAGATGCTGGCCATCGGAAGGGCGCTGGTGGCTTCCTCGAGGCTCCTGCTGCTCGACGAGCCGTCGATGGGACTCGCGCCGCTGCTGGTCCGGGAGATCTTCCGGCTGATCGGGGAGATCCACCGGGCGGGGACGACCATCCTGCTCGTGGAGCAGAACGCCTACATGGCCCTGTCGATCGCGTCCCGGGCCTACGTGCTGGAGAACGGATCGATCGCTCTGGCGGGGGATGCCGCCGACCTCATGCGGAACCCGAAAGTGCGCTCGGCCTACCTCGGAGAGGCGCCGCAGGAGGGCTCCGGGAGGGGATGA